From Astyanax mexicanus isolate ESR-SI-001 chromosome 11, AstMex3_surface, whole genome shotgun sequence, the proteins below share one genomic window:
- the trim13 gene encoding tripartite motif-containing 13: protein MELLEEDLTCPICCCLFEDPRVLPCSHSFCRRCLEGARDGGGGGENRRTQRSPFRCPTCRKETARDGVSILQVNYALRSVVEKYGEIRRALPGMTSAAPAVPSAPYLPTTTTPETTSETTSSTASLSCRAHRDQPLNIYCATDLRLICGYCATAREHRGHRLCALDEAHERERAAFEELLRGAESWPGTEAALARLDALEAARRRALQAVSRDAERGSDYLERASRTLEHKRAEIAADFESLKLAVMQSYDPEIGRLRAALEERRRALRVAESLRTLSEPLAFLRRMQDFREALRAIDDNAPLLSARSDADWDPDGAQPLLPAFDVNEWDRVRLGDLDSLRGPHEGGALLLRNPAPHPSSSCSAGGFSRALWRLALLLLPLLLLLLLLCAGAGAPALRLLPAADSFFGDVSACGELVRWMTARATEAAERGMSLMTELLDTAADFLS from the coding sequence AtggagctgctggaggaggacCTCACGTGCCCGATCTGCTGCTGCCTGTTTGAAGACCCGCGCGTGCTGCCCTGCTCTCACAGCTTCTGTCGACGCTGCCTCGAGGGCGCGCGGGACGGCGGAGGTGGCGGTGAAAACCGGAGGACTCAGCGGTCGCCTTTCAGATGCCCTACGTGCCGCAAGGAGACCGCTCGCGACGGCGTGTCGATCCTGCAGGTGAACTACGCGCTGCGCAGCGTGGTGGAGAAGTACGGCGAGATCCGCCGCGCGCTTCCCGGGATGACGTCGGCTGCACCTGCTGTTCCGTCCGCTCCGTATCTGCCGACGACCACGACGCCCGAGACCACGAGCGAAACCACGTCGTCAACAGCATCACTTTCGTGTCGCGCGCATCGCGACCAGCCTCTTAACATCTACTGCGCCACCGACCTGCGCCTCATCTGCGGCTATTGCGCCACGGCGCGCGAGCACCGTGGCCACCGGCTGTGCGCGCTGGACGAGGCGCACGAGCGCGAGCGTGCCGCCTTCGAGGAGCTCCTTCGCGGTGCGGAGAGCTGGCCAGGCACGGAGGCGGCGCTCGCACGGCTGGATGCGCTGGAGGCGGCTCGAAGGCGCGCGCTTCAGGCGGTGTCACGAGACGCGGAGCGCGGCTCCGACTACCTGGAGCGGGCGTCGCGCACCCTCGAGCACAAGCGCGCGGAGATCGCGGCAGACTTCGAGTCGCTGAAGCTCGCAGTGATGCAGAGCTACGATCCGGAGATCGGGCGCCTGCGCGCAGCTTTAGAGGAACGGCGGCGCGCGCTGCGTGTGGCGGAGTCCCTGCGCACACTCTCCGAGCCGCTCGCTTTCCTGCGGCGTATGCAGGACTTCCGAGAGGCGCTGCGTGCCATAGATGACAACGCGCCGCTGCTGTCGGCGCGCTCGGACGCCGACTGGGACCCGGATGGCGCTCAGCCTCTCTTGCCCGCCTTCGACGTCAACGAGTGGGACCGCGTGCGCCTCGGAGATCTGGACTCGCTGCGCGGACCGCACGAGGGCGGTGCGCTACTGCTCCGGAACCCCGCCCCTcacccctcctcctcctgctctgccGGCGGATTCTCTCGCGCACTGTGGAGACTGGCGCTGCTGCTTCTgcctttactgctgctgctattgCTGCTGTGCGCAGGCGCAGGCGCTCCTGCGCTCAGGCTCCTGCCAGCGGCGGACAGCTTCTTCGGTGACGTCAGCGCCTGCGGAGAGCTGGTGCGTTGGATGACGGCGCGCGCAACGGAGGCGGCGGAGCGCGGAATGAGCCTAATGACGGAGCTGCTTGACACGGCGGCGGACTTCCTCAGCTGA